The segment GGCCGACGACTTCCAGGACAAGATTGAGGCCCTGCCCGAAATTACCCGCGTCGACATCATCGGCGCCCTCGACCAGCAGGTGAACGTGGACGTGGACCTGAACAAGCTGCGGGCCTCGCGCCTGGGCTTTTCCGACATCAGCCGCGCCATCGGCGGGGAAAACCTCACCGTCTCGGGCGGCTCCATCGACGTGGGGCAGCAGAAGCGCGCCGTGCGCGTGGCCGGGCAGTACGCCCGCGCCGCCGACATTGCCGACATCCAGATCAAAAACCTGAACGGGCAGGCCATTCGCCTCGGTGACATTGCCACCGTGGAAGACGGCTTCAAGGACCGCGAATCGTTTGCCCGCCTCGACGGCAAGCCCGCCGTTACCCTGAACGTGGTAAAGCGCCAGGGCGAAAACCTGATTGACGCCTCCGACAAAATCAAGGCCCTGGTAAAGGAGTCCGAAAAGACCCTGCCCAAGGAGCTGAAAGTCACCATCACCGGTGACACGTCGAACGACACCCGCGTTACGCTGCACGATTTGATCAACACCATCATCATCGGCTTCCTGCTGGTTACCTTCATTCTGCTCTTCTTCATGGGCACCACCAACGCTATGTTCGTGGGCTTGTCGGTACCGATTTCGATGTTCCTGGCCTTTTTGATTATCCCGGGCTTCGACTTCTCGCTCAACATGATTGTGCTCTTCGCCTTCCTGCTGGCGCTGGGTATCGTGGTGGATGACGCCATTGTGGTAATCGAAAACACCCACCGCCTGCTGCACGAGCACCCGGATTTGAGCACGCCCAACGCCGCCAAATTCGCGGCCGGTGAGGTATTCGTGCCGGTGTTGGCTGGTACCCTGACCACGGTAGCACCCTTCGTGCCGCTGCTGTTCTGGCCCGGCATCGTGGGCTCGTTTATGTACTACCTGCCCGTCACGCTGATTATCACGCTGATGTCGTCCCTGGTGGTGGCCTTCATCATGAACCCCGTGTTTGCCGTGAGCTTCATGCAGCGCGAGGAGCACTTCGAAGACGACCTGCACAGCCGCCCAAAGCTGACCCGTGGCTTCGTTATTACGGAAGTAATCCTGGTGGCCCTGGGTATCATCTTCAACGTGGTGGCCCTGGGCGCTGATAAGCCCGTGGCACCCATCGAAGGCGGGGAGGCCAGCGGCTTGCTGGGTCACTTCCTCGGTAACCTGAGCCTGGCTTTGGCCGCCTTCATTGCCCTCGACAAGTTTGTGCTCGTCAAGGTCATTGCCTGGTTCCAGACCCGCGCCCTGCCCCGCTTCCAGAACGGCTACGCCAACCTGGTGCGCTGGTCTATCGGCCACCCGGTCCTGGTGATGGTTGGCGTCTTTATTCTCTTCATCGGCTCCTTTGTTGCCATCGGCATGCGTGGCCCCAAGGTGGACTTCTTCCCCAAAGGCGACCCTAAGTTTATCTACACCTACCTGCGGATGCCCGTTGGTACCCGCGTAGAAGTGACCGACTCGGTGACGCGCGTCCTTGAAAAGCGGATCTATGGCGTTATCGGCAACAATAACCCCGACGTCGAATCGGTGATTACCAACGTGGCCATCGGCGCCGGCGACCCTTCCGAAGCTACGGCCTCGGGCGTGTCGCAGTCGCACATGGGTAAGGTGGGCGTGGCCTTCAAGGAGCTCAGCGACCGGACCGGCCCCGCCACGAGCACCTACATGGACAAAATCCGGGAGGTGGTGAAAGGCATTCCCGGCGCCGAAGTATCGGTGGATCAGGAAGCCAGCGGCCCGCCCCAGCAGAAGCCCATTGCCATCGAAGTAAGCGGCGACGACTACCCGACGCTGGCTAAGCTCTCGAAGAAAGTAGAGCGCTACGTGGATTCGCTGCGCATTGCCGGTATCGAGGATCTGCGCTCCAACCTGGAAGACCGCAACCCCGAAATTGCCGTCAACATCGACCGGACTCGTGCCAACCGTGAGGGTATCAGCACGGGCCAGATTGGCCTGGAAGTTCGGACGGCCATTTACGGCTCGGAAGCCAGCAAATTCAAGACTCCCGATGACGAGTACCCGATTCAGGTGCGCTACGCCAAGCCTTACCGCGAAGACGTGGACGCCGTGGTAAACGCCCCGCTGACCTTCCGCGACGCCACCGGCCAGGTGCGCCAGGTGCCCATTTCGGCCATTGCCGACGTGACCTACGGCTCGACCTACGGCGGTATCAAACGCAAGGACACCAAGCGAGTCATTACCATCTCCTCGAACGTGCTCAACGGCTTTACCGGCCCCGACGTGGCCGCCCAGGTCAAGCAGGCGCTGACGTCTTTCCCCACGCCGGCTGGCTACAAC is part of the Hymenobacter chitinivorans DSM 11115 genome and harbors:
- a CDS encoding efflux RND transporter permease subunit produces the protein MQDVEKEFGPTSWSINNKTSIYIITVLLCVAGIFAYIKLGKEKFPDIVIPRIIVATVYPGTSPADIENLVTRQLEKEIKSVNGVKKINSTSNQDYCILDVEFNSGVDVQYAKQLIKDAVDKAATELPNDLPTAPTVKEVNISEQPIMYVNLSGNLPAAQLKKLADDFQDKIEALPEITRVDIIGALDQQVNVDVDLNKLRASRLGFSDISRAIGGENLTVSGGSIDVGQQKRAVRVAGQYARAADIADIQIKNLNGQAIRLGDIATVEDGFKDRESFARLDGKPAVTLNVVKRQGENLIDASDKIKALVKESEKTLPKELKVTITGDTSNDTRVTLHDLINTIIIGFLLVTFILLFFMGTTNAMFVGLSVPISMFLAFLIIPGFDFSLNMIVLFAFLLALGIVVDDAIVVIENTHRLLHEHPDLSTPNAAKFAAGEVFVPVLAGTLTTVAPFVPLLFWPGIVGSFMYYLPVTLIITLMSSLVVAFIMNPVFAVSFMQREEHFEDDLHSRPKLTRGFVITEVILVALGIIFNVVALGADKPVAPIEGGEASGLLGHFLGNLSLALAAFIALDKFVLVKVIAWFQTRALPRFQNGYANLVRWSIGHPVLVMVGVFILFIGSFVAIGMRGPKVDFFPKGDPKFIYTYLRMPVGTRVEVTDSVTRVLEKRIYGVIGNNNPDVESVITNVAIGAGDPSEATASGVSQSHMGKVGVAFKELSDRTGPATSTYMDKIREVVKGIPGAEVSVDQEASGPPQQKPIAIEVSGDDYPTLAKLSKKVERYVDSLRIAGIEDLRSNLEDRNPEIAVNIDRTRANREGISTGQIGLEVRTAIYGSEASKFKTPDDEYPIQVRYAKPYREDVDAVVNAPLTFRDATGQVRQVPISAIADVTYGSTYGGIKRKDTKRVITISSNVLNGFTGPDVAAQVKQALTSFPTPAGYNIKMGGAEEDQKETTDFLPMAGLGALALIFLILVMQFNSFSKPLIILSEVLFSIAGVFWGLAITGMNISIVMTGVGIIALAGIVVKNGILLVEFTDILRAQGMPLREAIVLAGRTRLNPVILTATAATLGLIPLAIGLNIDFYELFASGNAHFFIGGESVTFWGPLAWTIIFGLVFATGITLLVVPVMYLISEKLREKITGRSADNFATHSTETDSPVRREVLAEA